The following coding sequences lie in one Aquabacterium sp. A3 genomic window:
- a CDS encoding peptidylprolyl isomerase, producing MMASVLALSVGVAHAQNVRLSTSMGDIVVQLDAAKAPKTVANFVQYVKDGHYNGTIFHRVIPNFMVQGGGMSPDMREKPTRAPIALESRNGLSNVRGTIAMARTMNPNSATAQFFINVKDNDFLDAANAQDGNGYAVFGKVVQGMDVVEKIRKVRTAQRGMHGDVPVEPVVIKQATIEK from the coding sequence ATGATGGCCAGCGTGCTGGCCCTGAGCGTGGGCGTGGCGCATGCCCAGAATGTGCGACTGAGCACCAGCATGGGCGACATCGTCGTGCAACTGGACGCTGCCAAGGCCCCCAAAACCGTGGCCAACTTCGTTCAGTACGTCAAGGACGGGCACTACAACGGCACCATCTTTCACCGTGTGATCCCCAACTTCATGGTCCAGGGCGGCGGCATGAGCCCTGACATGAGAGAAAAGCCCACACGCGCGCCCATCGCCCTGGAAAGCCGCAATGGCCTGAGCAACGTGCGCGGCACCATCGCCATGGCGCGCACCATGAACCCCAATTCGGCCACGGCGCAGTTCTTCATCAATGTGAAGGACAATGACTTTCTGGATGCCGCCAACGCCCAGGACGGCAATGGCTATGCCGTGTTCGGCAAGGTGGTTCAGGGCATGGACGTGGTTGAAAAAATACGCAAGGTCCGCACCGCCCAACGCGGCATGCACGGTGACGTGCCCGTCGAGCCCGTTGTCATCAAACAAGCCACCATCGAGAAATAA
- a CDS encoding peptidylprolyl isomerase, with protein MSKTVELHTTAGVIRLELDDQKAPATVANFLEYVKAGHYDGTVFHRVIKGFMIQGGGFEPGLKQKPTREPIQNEANNGLKNDKYTIAMARTSAPHSASAQFFINGTDNDFLNFKSESPQGWGYAVFGKVVAGTEVVDAIEKVRTGRSGFHDDVPLEDVVITKAVEA; from the coding sequence ATGAGCAAGACCGTTGAACTGCACACCACCGCCGGCGTGATCCGCCTCGAACTGGACGACCAGAAGGCCCCCGCGACGGTGGCCAACTTTCTGGAATACGTCAAGGCAGGCCACTATGACGGCACCGTGTTCCACCGCGTGATCAAAGGCTTCATGATCCAGGGCGGCGGCTTCGAGCCCGGCCTCAAGCAAAAGCCCACCCGCGAGCCCATCCAGAACGAAGCCAACAACGGCCTGAAGAACGACAAGTACACCATCGCCATGGCCCGTACCAGCGCGCCGCATTCGGCCAGCGCACAGTTCTTCATCAACGGCACCGACAACGACTTCCTGAACTTCAAGTCCGAGTCGCCCCAGGGTTGGGGCTATGCCGTGTTCGGCAAGGTGGTGGCGGGCACCGAGGTGGTGGATGCCATCGAGAAGGTGCGCACTGGCCGCAGCGGCTTCCATGACGATGTGCCGCTGGAAGATGTGGTGATCACCAAGGCCGTCGAGGCCTGA
- a CDS encoding UDP-2,3-diacylglucosamine diphosphatase — protein sequence MGRGTPATVRVPQPAADAADWPIAAELASLETPADWQAIDLVSDLHLDPSHPKTAQAFLDYLTHTRADAVLLLGDIFEAWVGDDMRHQRFEAHCTEALRQAAQRRWLGIMVGNRDFLMGAEFMAACGAQALPDPLVLCAHGQRHLITHGDAWCLEDGPYLAFRAQVRQTPWQQAFLSQPLSKRLETARQMRAASEARKAATSATPETWADVDAARAIAWLQAARTGSLIHGHTHRPGWSALGLTPDGSVLGRQVLSDWELDHTPTPRAEVLRLGPSGVKRLTPAEACQG from the coding sequence ATGGGCCGGGGGACACCCGCCACCGTGCGGGTTCCTCAACCCGCAGCCGATGCGGCCGACTGGCCCATCGCTGCCGAGCTTGCCAGCCTGGAGACCCCAGCAGACTGGCAGGCGATCGACTTGGTCTCGGACCTGCACCTTGACCCCTCCCACCCCAAGACGGCGCAGGCCTTTCTGGACTACCTCACGCACACCCGTGCGGATGCGGTGCTGTTGCTTGGCGACATCTTCGAGGCGTGGGTTGGCGACGACATGCGCCACCAGCGCTTTGAAGCCCACTGCACCGAAGCACTGCGGCAGGCTGCCCAGCGCCGCTGGTTGGGCATCATGGTCGGCAACCGAGACTTCCTCATGGGCGCCGAGTTCATGGCCGCCTGTGGTGCGCAGGCCCTGCCCGACCCCCTCGTGCTGTGTGCACACGGCCAACGCCACCTCATCACCCATGGTGACGCCTGGTGCCTGGAAGATGGCCCCTACCTGGCGTTTCGGGCTCAGGTGCGCCAGACCCCTTGGCAGCAAGCCTTCCTGTCGCAACCACTGAGCAAGCGGCTGGAGACCGCCCGACAAATGCGTGCAGCCAGCGAAGCGCGCAAGGCCGCCACATCAGCCACCCCCGAAACCTGGGCCGACGTGGATGCCGCACGTGCCATCGCCTGGCTTCAAGCCGCCCGCACCGGGTCGCTGATTCATGGTCACACGCACCGGCCGGGCTGGAGTGCGCTGGGGCTGACACCAGATGGCAGTGTGCTCGGTCGCCAGGTGCTCAGCGATTGGGAGCTGGATCACACCCCAACACCCCGGGCCGAAGTGCTGAGGCTGGGCCCCTCAGGCGTGAAGCGCCTGACGCCTGCCGAAGCCTGTCAAGGCTGA
- a CDS encoding M90 family metallopeptidase, with protein MSLLSALLNTWWPVSWMPDAWVLRHRPIPDALWQTTLRKHPFLTWRSPQRLQTLRQLSTVFLARKQFTPLDGLTLTDDMAVAIAAQACLPVQRWGLGPYASFVGVVIRADQVVAQREWMDEAGVVHHHEEVLAGEAQPDGPIMLSWTDVHDGSQRHQGYNVVVHEFAHALDMHNGPEADGCPPLPRDISRTEWLDTLWQGFDAHRDALAHGDPTWLDPYAASAGLVEFFPVVCEAFFTAPHHLQRDHPAVYALLCRYFQESPHEHAPAE; from the coding sequence ATGAGCCTGCTGTCTGCGCTGCTCAACACCTGGTGGCCTGTGTCGTGGATGCCCGATGCATGGGTGCTGCGGCACCGTCCCATCCCTGACGCACTGTGGCAAACCACCTTGCGCAAGCACCCCTTCCTGACATGGCGCTCGCCCCAGCGCTTGCAAACCCTGCGCCAGCTGTCCACCGTGTTTCTGGCCCGCAAGCAATTCACCCCGCTGGACGGCCTGACGCTGACCGACGACATGGCCGTCGCCATCGCCGCACAGGCCTGCCTGCCGGTGCAGCGCTGGGGTTTGGGGCCCTACGCCAGCTTCGTGGGCGTGGTCATCCGCGCCGATCAGGTGGTCGCCCAGCGTGAATGGATGGATGAGGCCGGCGTGGTGCATCACCATGAGGAAGTGTTGGCAGGCGAGGCGCAGCCCGACGGGCCGATCATGCTGTCCTGGACGGACGTGCACGACGGATCGCAGCGCCACCAAGGCTACAACGTGGTCGTGCATGAATTTGCCCACGCGCTGGACATGCACAACGGCCCTGAAGCCGATGGCTGCCCACCACTGCCGCGAGACATCTCTCGCACCGAATGGCTGGACACCTTGTGGCAAGGCTTCGATGCCCATCGAGACGCGTTGGCGCATGGTGATCCCACCTGGCTAGATCCCTATGCAGCCAGCGCAGGTCTGGTCGAGTTTTTTCCGGTGGTGTGCGAAGCCTTCTTCACTGCACCACATCACCTTCAACGTGATCATCCAGCGGTCTATGCGCTGCTGTGCCGCTACTTCCAGGAGTCACCGCACGAGCACGCCCCTGCAGAATGA